The Candidatus Eisenbacteria bacterium genome has a window encoding:
- the rplQ gene encoding 50S ribosomal protein L17 produces MRHRVAGKKLNRSPAHRRALFRNLVAALLAHEAVRTTDAKAKELKRWGDRMITLGKQGTLHARRRAAALVGSRTLVKKLFDELAPRYQERNGGYTRVVKLGVRLGDAAPVSLVELVDRAGSEPETGKKKPQRRRTPAKSEGAAPKKRAAAPKKRAAAG; encoded by the coding sequence ATGCGCCATCGCGTCGCCGGCAAGAAGCTGAATCGCTCGCCCGCGCACCGGCGAGCGCTGTTCCGGAACCTGGTCGCGGCGCTGCTCGCGCACGAGGCCGTGCGCACCACCGACGCCAAGGCGAAGGAGCTGAAGCGCTGGGGTGACCGCATGATCACGCTCGGCAAACAGGGCACGCTCCACGCCCGCCGCCGCGCGGCGGCGCTGGTCGGGAGCCGCACGCTCGTGAAGAAGCTCTTCGACGAGCTCGCGCCCCGCTACCAGGAGCGCAACGGCGGCTACACGCGGGTCGTGAAGCTCGGGGTGCGCCTCGGCGACGCGGCGCCGGTGTCCCTGGTCGAGCTCGTCGACCGCGCCGGCAGCGAGCCGGAAACGGGCAAGAAGAAGCCGCAGCGCCGCCGCACGCCAGCCAAGAGCGAGGGCGCGGCCCCGAAGAAGCGCGCCGCCGCACCGAAGAAGCGCGCCGCGGCCGGCTGA
- a CDS encoding DALR anticodon-binding domain-containing protein → MKRPLEALLQDALHAAIAAGDLRVPEAPACAIEDPELATFGDATCAVARKIARPLGRPALDVARTIVRHVRDPHGWLDAVEAAGPGFINLTASLAFWRTELARVLDAAAPDAREPAAVVTIAAPDDPSAGRVAVVADAIARLLGRVGCRVERVRADADVPAALGTAADRCVVVGSAATGGVLARAKRLRAEAGGDPTTTTIVTVAALGATSRGRSLDAAGVARLLAMDAARFALLGEEADVPVELDVDLLGAERIDNPLFAVRYALVRLARAAGAELPAPDLERLGAAELPCLRLVARHRDVLDLAVRRAEPHLVVAHVRAVAAAAHRYYNRHHPHIGDPRDVAARAAMLRGIGTVLRDGLALAGVRVAEGG, encoded by the coding sequence ATGAAGCGTCCGCTTGAGGCGCTGCTCCAGGACGCGCTCCACGCGGCCATCGCCGCCGGCGACCTCCGGGTGCCCGAGGCGCCCGCCTGCGCCATCGAGGATCCCGAGCTAGCGACCTTCGGCGACGCGACCTGCGCCGTCGCCCGCAAGATCGCGCGGCCCCTCGGGCGGCCCGCGCTCGACGTCGCGCGCACGATCGTGCGGCACGTGCGCGATCCGCACGGCTGGCTCGACGCCGTCGAGGCCGCCGGGCCCGGATTCATCAACCTCACCGCGTCGCTCGCGTTCTGGCGGACGGAGCTCGCGCGGGTCCTGGATGCGGCGGCGCCGGACGCTCGTGAGCCCGCGGCGGTCGTGACGATCGCCGCACCGGACGATCCTTCCGCCGGGCGCGTCGCCGTGGTGGCCGACGCGATCGCACGCCTGCTGGGTCGGGTGGGATGCCGCGTGGAGCGCGTGCGCGCCGACGCGGACGTTCCCGCGGCGCTCGGGACGGCAGCGGACCGGTGCGTGGTGGTCGGCTCGGCGGCGACGGGCGGCGTTCTCGCTCGCGCAAAGCGCCTTCGCGCCGAAGCGGGCGGCGATCCGACCACCACCACCATAGTGACGGTCGCAGCCCTCGGCGCCACGTCGCGGGGTCGATCGCTCGACGCGGCCGGCGTCGCGCGGCTCCTCGCGATGGACGCGGCGCGCTTCGCCCTCCTCGGCGAAGAGGCGGACGTCCCGGTCGAGCTCGACGTCGATCTCCTCGGCGCCGAGCGCATCGACAACCCGCTCTTCGCCGTGCGCTACGCGCTGGTTCGTCTCGCGCGCGCCGCTGGTGCCGAGTTGCCGGCGCCCGACCTCGAGCGACTCGGGGCGGCGGAGCTGCCGTGCCTGCGCCTCGTGGCGCGCCACCGGGACGTGCTCGATCTCGCCGTGCGGCGCGCCGAGCCCCACCTCGTGGTCGCGCACGTCCGGGCGGTCGCGGCGGCGGCGCATCGGTACTACAATCGGCACCATCCGCACATCGGCGACCCGCGCGACGTGGCGGCGCGCGCGGCGATGCTGCGTGGTATCGGGACCGTGCTTCGCGATGGGCTCGCGCTCGCCGGCGTGCGCGTCGCGGAAGGGGGATGA
- a CDS encoding SPOR domain-containing protein, whose product MAKAPRPALRFVDRLVLLVAWLVTCGLVYVLGFYVGNKTQEHRPGMEEREVRLPVTSVPPPEGQRPKEAREFPSFYQALPGGERPIEVARAPTSTTVTVVPTTVRPTTTVPAGAAPTATTLKPAVTTTPTTRPSTTTLPRPPAATPSPPPGATTGPPPAVTSAPPAAPPAATPPPAATRPVAHTPSWTVEASPTRSRVEAEQLQATLRKRGYDATLVQVQRDGDAWYRLRIGRYATAEQANEVMRKLRDGEGVAHAFVASE is encoded by the coding sequence ATGGCGAAGGCACCGCGTCCGGCGCTCAGGTTCGTGGATCGATTGGTGCTGCTCGTCGCGTGGCTCGTCACGTGCGGCCTCGTGTACGTGCTCGGCTTCTACGTCGGGAACAAGACGCAGGAGCACCGGCCGGGCATGGAGGAGCGCGAGGTGCGCCTGCCCGTGACGTCCGTTCCACCACCCGAAGGCCAGCGCCCCAAGGAGGCGAGGGAGTTCCCGAGCTTCTACCAGGCGCTGCCGGGCGGCGAGCGGCCGATCGAGGTCGCGCGCGCCCCGACGTCGACCACCGTGACGGTCGTTCCGACGACCGTGCGCCCGACGACGACCGTACCGGCGGGCGCCGCCCCGACTGCGACGACGCTCAAGCCCGCCGTGACGACGACGCCGACCACGCGTCCCTCGACGACGACGCTGCCGCGCCCACCCGCCGCGACGCCGAGCCCGCCGCCCGGCGCGACGACGGGCCCGCCGCCCGCGGTGACGTCCGCGCCGCCCGCGGCGCCGCCGGCTGCCACGCCGCCGCCGGCCGCCACCCGACCGGTCGCCCACACGCCGTCGTGGACGGTCGAGGCGAGCCCGACGCGCAGCCGCGTCGAAGCCGAGCAGCTCCAGGCGACGCTCCGAAAGCGCGGCTACGACGCCACCCTGGTGCAGGTCCAGCGTGACGGCGACGCCTGGTATCGGCTGCGGATCGGGCGCTACGCGACCGCGGAGCAGGCGAACGAGGTGATGCGCAAGCTGCGGGACGGCGAGGGCGTGGCGCATGCCTTCGTCGCGTCGGAGTAG
- the trpE gene encoding anthranilate synthase component I — protein MRQGNLVPVTREILADLETPVSAFLKVHRGPYGFLLESVEHGEKWGRYSFLGTEPARVLRLRGRSVELETPGGATVRRETDDPFGEVKRLLAPYRPVAVPGLPRFTGGAVGYVGYDMVRAFERLPVRTTDDLGMPDACLMLVRSLLVFDNMAQKIKVVAHAHVTDDTSPNAAYDEAVARVDELVARLGAAIVEPRGSGRASGEVRSNVSPEAYQSMVRRAKEYVFAGDVIQVVLAQRFELPLSAAPFNVYRCLRTVNPSPYHFFLALGADTVAGASPEVMARVEGGEVTVRPIAGTRPRGTIEKEDAELAAELLANPKEIAEHVMLVDLARNDVGRVSEIGSVAVTERMILERYSHVMHLVSNVRGKLMPDVDAFDAFRATFPAGTLTGAPKVRAMEVIEELEPVRRGFYGGAVGYFAFGGAMDTAIAIRSVLMRDGRAYIQSGAGIVADSDPEAEHRECVNKARAMIQAVRLAEAL, from the coding sequence GTGCGCCAGGGGAACCTCGTTCCCGTCACGCGCGAGATCCTGGCGGACCTCGAGACACCCGTCTCGGCGTTCCTGAAGGTGCATCGGGGGCCGTACGGCTTCCTGCTCGAGAGCGTCGAGCACGGCGAGAAATGGGGCCGCTACAGCTTCCTCGGCACCGAGCCGGCGCGCGTGCTGCGGCTGCGCGGACGGAGCGTCGAGCTCGAGACGCCCGGCGGCGCGACCGTCCGGCGCGAGACCGACGATCCGTTCGGCGAGGTGAAGCGCCTGCTCGCGCCGTATCGACCCGTCGCCGTGCCGGGTCTGCCACGCTTCACGGGCGGCGCCGTCGGCTACGTCGGCTACGACATGGTGCGCGCATTCGAGCGGCTGCCCGTGCGGACCACCGACGACCTCGGCATGCCGGACGCCTGCCTCATGCTGGTGCGGAGCCTCCTCGTCTTCGACAACATGGCGCAGAAGATCAAGGTCGTCGCGCACGCGCACGTGACCGACGACACGTCGCCCAACGCCGCCTACGACGAGGCGGTGGCGCGCGTCGACGAGCTGGTGGCACGGCTCGGCGCGGCGATCGTGGAACCGCGGGGCAGCGGGCGGGCGAGCGGCGAGGTGCGCTCCAACGTCTCGCCCGAGGCGTACCAGTCGATGGTGCGCCGGGCGAAGGAGTACGTCTTCGCGGGCGACGTCATCCAGGTGGTGCTCGCGCAGCGCTTCGAGCTGCCACTGAGCGCGGCGCCCTTCAACGTGTACCGCTGCCTGCGGACGGTGAATCCGTCGCCGTACCACTTCTTCCTCGCGCTCGGCGCCGACACCGTGGCCGGCGCGTCGCCCGAGGTGATGGCGCGCGTCGAGGGCGGCGAGGTGACGGTCCGCCCCATCGCCGGTACGCGGCCGCGCGGCACGATCGAGAAGGAGGACGCGGAGCTGGCCGCGGAGCTGCTCGCCAATCCGAAGGAGATCGCCGAGCACGTGATGCTGGTCGACCTGGCCCGCAACGACGTCGGCCGGGTGTCGGAGATCGGCTCGGTCGCCGTCACCGAGCGGATGATCCTCGAGCGCTACTCGCACGTGATGCACCTCGTCTCGAACGTACGCGGGAAGCTCATGCCCGACGTCGACGCGTTCGACGCGTTTCGCGCCACGTTCCCGGCGGGCACGCTCACCGGCGCGCCGAAGGTCCGTGCGATGGAGGTCATCGAGGAGCTCGAGCCCGTGCGGCGCGGGTTCTACGGCGGCGCGGTCGGCTATTTCGCGTTCGGCGGCGCCATGGACACGGCGATCGCGATCCGCAGCGTCCTCATGCGCGACGGCCGCGCCTACATCCAGTCGGGCGCGGGCATCGTCGCCGACTCCGATCCGGAGGCCGAGCACCGCGAGTGCGTCAACAAGGCGCGCGCGATGATCCAGGCCGTGCGGCTGGCGGAGGCGTTGTGA
- a CDS encoding aminodeoxychorismate/anthranilate synthase component II, protein MARVRLLMIDNYDSFTYNLVQYLGELGADVTVRRNDAIDLDGIATMAPDAVVISPGPCTPREAGISVPLIQRFAGQLPILGVCLGHQAIGAAFGGQIVRCDRIMHGKTSPILHTGEGLFAGLPNPFDATRYHSLVIDPSTLPAELVRTAWTAENEIMGVRHRELFVEGIQFHPESILTLAGKDLLANFLARVPAAA, encoded by the coding sequence ATGGCCCGCGTCCGCCTTCTCATGATCGACAACTACGACTCGTTCACCTACAACCTCGTGCAGTATCTGGGCGAGCTCGGCGCCGACGTGACGGTGCGTCGCAACGACGCCATCGACCTCGACGGGATCGCGACGATGGCCCCGGACGCGGTCGTGATCTCGCCGGGCCCCTGCACGCCGCGCGAGGCCGGCATCTCGGTGCCCCTGATCCAGCGCTTCGCGGGGCAGCTGCCGATCCTCGGCGTGTGCCTGGGACACCAGGCGATCGGCGCCGCGTTCGGCGGCCAGATCGTGCGCTGCGACCGCATCATGCACGGCAAGACCTCGCCGATCCTGCACACCGGCGAGGGCCTCTTCGCCGGGCTTCCGAACCCGTTCGATGCCACGCGCTACCATTCGCTGGTGATCGATCCGTCGACGCTCCCGGCCGAGCTCGTGCGGACCGCGTGGACCGCCGAGAACGAGATCATGGGCGTGCGGCATCGCGAGCTCTTCGTCGAGGGCATCCAGTTCCATCCGGAATCGATCCTGACGCTCGCCGGGAAGGATCTGCTCGCGAACTTCCTCGCGCGGGTGCCGGCGGCCGCATGA
- the trpD gene encoding anthranilate phosphoribosyltransferase — translation MTPQAALGRLVGGDSLAEDEMAALMTALLDGQMTPAQIGAIAVALRMKGESEAELAGAARAMRAHMTRVEGAPAGAVDTCGTGGDGAATLNVSTAAGLVVAAAGVPVAKHGNRAASGSVGGADVLEGLGVRLVLDPAAASACLREVGFVFLFAPAFHPALRHAAAPRRELGVRTFFNLIGPLANPAGVGRQVIGVAERRWVLPLAHVLQRLGAERAWVVHGAVGLDELALSGESLVADVTPGAVDTRTVRAADAGVPSAPLAALRVTSVADAVARVRAVLAGEHGPARDVVCLNAAAALVVGGAARDLRDGAGQAARAIDGGAATALLERLVAFTQARGSGA, via the coding sequence ATGACACCGCAGGCCGCGCTCGGCCGGCTCGTCGGGGGCGACTCTCTCGCCGAAGACGAGATGGCCGCCCTCATGACCGCGCTCCTGGACGGCCAGATGACGCCGGCCCAGATCGGCGCGATCGCCGTCGCGCTGCGGATGAAGGGGGAGAGCGAAGCCGAGCTGGCGGGCGCCGCGCGCGCGATGCGCGCGCACATGACCCGGGTCGAGGGTGCGCCTGCGGGCGCCGTCGACACCTGCGGGACGGGCGGCGACGGCGCCGCCACGCTCAACGTGTCGACGGCAGCGGGGCTGGTGGTCGCGGCGGCCGGCGTGCCGGTGGCAAAGCACGGCAACCGGGCCGCGTCGGGCAGCGTCGGCGGCGCCGACGTCCTGGAGGGGCTCGGCGTGCGCCTCGTGCTCGATCCCGCCGCCGCGTCGGCGTGCCTGCGCGAGGTCGGATTCGTCTTCCTGTTCGCCCCCGCGTTCCATCCCGCGCTCCGCCACGCCGCGGCGCCGCGCCGCGAGCTCGGGGTCCGCACGTTCTTCAACCTGATCGGGCCGCTCGCGAATCCCGCCGGCGTCGGGCGGCAGGTGATCGGCGTGGCCGAGCGCCGGTGGGTCCTCCCGCTCGCGCACGTGCTCCAGCGGCTCGGCGCCGAGCGCGCGTGGGTCGTGCACGGCGCCGTCGGCCTCGACGAGCTGGCGCTCTCGGGCGAATCGCTGGTCGCGGACGTGACCCCGGGTGCGGTGGACACGCGCACCGTGAGGGCCGCGGACGCGGGTGTTCCATCTGCCCCGCTTGCCGCCCTGCGGGTCACGAGCGTCGCCGATGCGGTCGCGCGTGTGCGCGCCGTCCTCGCCGGAGAGCACGGACCGGCACGCGACGTGGTCTGCCTCAACGCCGCCGCCGCGCTGGTCGTGGGCGGGGCGGCGCGCGACCTGCGCGACGGCGCCGGGCAAGCGGCCCGCGCCATAGACGGCGGCGCCGCGACGGCGCTCCTCGAGCGGCTCGTCGCCTTCACGCAGGCTCGAGGAAGCGGGGCATGA
- the trpC gene encoding indole-3-glycerol phosphate synthase TrpC: MILDEILAHKVDEVSARKREVPPSALRERPLYAEPRRGFRAALAARPAPAVIAELKRASPSKGVIRTHYDPPAHARSYEAAGAAALSVLTDERFFEGHLDHLAIVRGVVALPCLRKDFLVDPYQIDEARAFGADAVLVIAAAGSAALRVELLAAAREAGLDALVEAHDERELEWALAAGATLVGVNNRDLATFAVSLETTERLAALVPPGILLVAESGIHSAGDVRRMVAAGARAVLVGEAFMAAPDPGAALAEFLT, from the coding sequence ATGATCCTCGACGAGATCCTCGCTCACAAGGTCGACGAGGTCTCGGCGCGCAAGCGCGAGGTGCCCCCGTCGGCCCTGCGCGAGCGGCCCCTCTACGCCGAGCCGCGCCGCGGCTTCCGGGCGGCGCTCGCCGCGCGGCCGGCGCCCGCCGTGATCGCGGAGCTGAAGCGCGCCTCGCCGTCCAAGGGCGTGATCCGTACGCACTACGACCCACCCGCCCATGCGCGGAGCTACGAAGCCGCCGGTGCCGCCGCGCTGTCGGTCCTGACCGACGAGCGCTTCTTCGAGGGCCATCTGGACCATCTCGCGATCGTGCGCGGCGTCGTCGCCCTCCCGTGCCTGCGCAAGGACTTCCTCGTCGATCCGTACCAGATCGACGAAGCACGGGCGTTCGGCGCCGACGCCGTGCTCGTGATCGCCGCCGCCGGCTCGGCGGCGCTGCGCGTCGAGCTGCTGGCGGCGGCGCGCGAGGCGGGGCTCGACGCGCTCGTCGAGGCGCACGACGAGCGCGAGCTCGAGTGGGCGTTGGCCGCGGGTGCGACGCTCGTGGGCGTCAACAACCGCGACCTCGCGACCTTCGCCGTGAGCCTCGAGACCACCGAGCGGCTGGCGGCGCTCGTGCCGCCGGGAATCCTCCTCGTCGCCGAGAGCGGCATCCACTCGGCGGGCGACGTCCGTCGCATGGTGGCGGCCGGCGCCCGCGCGGTCCTGGTCGGCGAGGCCTTCATGGCGGCGCCGGATCCCGGGGCGGCGCTCGCGGAGTTCCTCACGTGA
- a CDS encoding phosphoribosylanthranilate isomerase produces the protein MSVVVKICGVCTPEDARAAVDAGADLLGLNFVPSSPRYLVPDAARRVAAAATVPLVGVFVDAPREEVLRIAAHVGLAGLQFHGDEPPAYCRGWTQQTIKALRPRPGEDAAARAADYDTDFILLDTWVPGVAGGTGVALDPAAACGLPRDRLFVAGGLRPETVADVVRALRPHGVDVASGVERRPGVKDHDKIREFIRRAKAA, from the coding sequence GTGAGCGTGGTCGTGAAGATCTGCGGCGTCTGCACGCCCGAGGACGCGCGGGCCGCGGTCGACGCCGGCGCCGACCTCCTTGGCCTCAACTTCGTGCCGTCGAGCCCGCGCTATCTCGTGCCCGACGCGGCGCGCCGCGTGGCGGCGGCCGCCACCGTGCCGCTCGTCGGGGTCTTCGTCGACGCCCCGCGGGAGGAGGTCCTGCGCATCGCCGCGCACGTCGGCCTCGCAGGCCTCCAGTTCCACGGCGACGAGCCACCCGCGTACTGCCGCGGCTGGACGCAGCAGACGATCAAGGCGCTGCGGCCGCGCCCCGGCGAGGACGCGGCGGCGCGCGCCGCCGACTACGACACCGACTTCATCCTGCTCGACACCTGGGTTCCCGGCGTCGCCGGCGGCACGGGCGTCGCGCTCGACCCGGCGGCCGCGTGCGGTCTTCCGCGCGACCGCCTGTTCGTGGCCGGGGGCCTTCGGCCCGAGACGGTGGCGGACGTCGTGCGCGCGCTGCGTCCCCACGGCGTCGACGTGGCCTCGGGCGTCGAGCGCAGACCCGGAGTGAAGGACCATGACAAGATCCGCGAGTTCATCCGACGCGCGAAAGCTGCCTGA
- the trpB gene encoding tryptophan synthase subunit beta — protein sequence MTRSASSSDARKLPDAEGHFGQYGGRFVAETLMPAILDLERAWSKLRKDPGFRREFHGWLADYAGRPTRLHFARRLTERLGGARIYLKREDLLHTGAHKINNTIGQALVARRLKKRRLIAETGAGQHGVATATVAALFGMPCEIFMGAEDVRRQSLNVFRMKLLGAEVRVVESGARTLKDAMNEALRDWIATVTDTFYVIGTVAGPHPYPLMVRDFQSVIGAEARRQILKATGKLPTAAVACIGGGSNAMGLFHAFRNDRRVQLVGVEAAGRGLETGAHAASLSAGQVGVLHGNKTYLLQDETGQIREAHSISAGLDYPGVGPEHAYLRDTGRATYVTATDDEAVSALQLLSSTEGIIPALESAHAIAHVARIAPAMRRSDVLLVCLSGRGDKDMGTVAQHLGVRL from the coding sequence ATGACAAGATCCGCGAGTTCATCCGACGCGCGAAAGCTGCCTGACGCCGAGGGGCACTTCGGGCAGTACGGCGGCCGCTTCGTCGCCGAGACGCTCATGCCGGCGATCCTCGACCTCGAGCGGGCGTGGTCGAAGCTGCGCAAGGACCCAGGCTTCCGGCGCGAGTTCCACGGCTGGCTCGCCGACTACGCGGGGCGTCCGACGCGCCTCCACTTCGCGCGGCGCCTGACGGAGCGGCTGGGCGGGGCGCGGATCTACCTGAAGCGCGAGGACCTCCTCCACACCGGAGCGCACAAGATCAACAACACGATCGGCCAGGCGCTCGTCGCCCGGCGCCTGAAGAAGCGCCGGCTGATCGCCGAGACGGGGGCGGGGCAGCACGGCGTCGCGACGGCGACCGTCGCCGCGTTGTTCGGCATGCCGTGCGAGATCTTCATGGGCGCCGAAGACGTGCGCCGGCAGAGCCTCAACGTGTTCCGCATGAAGCTCCTCGGCGCCGAGGTCCGCGTGGTCGAGTCGGGTGCGCGTACGCTGAAGGACGCCATGAACGAGGCGCTGCGCGACTGGATCGCGACCGTGACCGACACGTTCTACGTGATCGGCACCGTGGCGGGCCCGCATCCGTACCCGCTCATGGTCCGCGACTTCCAGTCCGTCATCGGCGCGGAGGCGCGCCGCCAGATCCTGAAGGCCACCGGGAAGCTGCCCACCGCGGCCGTCGCATGCATCGGCGGCGGCTCGAACGCGATGGGGCTCTTCCACGCCTTCCGCAACGACCGCCGGGTCCAGCTCGTCGGCGTCGAGGCGGCCGGCCGCGGCCTCGAGACGGGCGCGCACGCGGCGTCGCTCTCGGCGGGGCAGGTGGGTGTCCTGCACGGCAACAAGACGTACCTGCTGCAGGACGAGACCGGGCAGATCCGCGAGGCCCACTCGATCTCGGCGGGGCTCGACTACCCGGGCGTCGGGCCGGAGCACGCGTATCTCCGCGACACCGGCCGCGCGACGTACGTGACCGCGACCGACGACGAGGCGGTGTCGGCACTCCAGCTCCTGTCGTCGACCGAAGGCATCATCCCCGCGCTCGAGAGCGCCCACGCGATCGCGCACGTGGCGCGCATCGCGCCGGCGATGCGGCGCAGCGACGTGCTGCTCGTGTGTCTGTCCGGCCGCGGCGACAAGGACATGGGCACGGTCGCGCAGCACCTCGGAGTGCGCCTCTGA
- the trpA gene encoding tryptophan synthase subunit alpha, protein MTRIDDTFAALRARREVGFVAYLTAGDPSLAVTPDLLRALVAGGADLIELGVPFSDPMADGPVLQRAATRAIAAGTSLARVLEMVAERRAELPVPIVLFGYYNPFFRYGLDAVARDARSAGVDGFLCVDLPPEEAADLSAALARNQLDLIRLLAPTTPITRARKIANAASGFLYFVSVLGVTGARRELPRELEELVRRVAAVTALPIGVGFGVQTPEQARWIAGFADAVVVGSAIQRLVEEHGAAGAPARVEAFVRSLKDGMRAAER, encoded by the coding sequence ATGACACGCATCGACGACACGTTCGCTGCGCTGCGCGCGCGGCGCGAGGTGGGCTTCGTCGCCTACCTCACGGCGGGCGACCCGTCGCTCGCCGTCACGCCCGATCTCCTGCGCGCGCTCGTGGCGGGAGGAGCCGACCTGATCGAGCTCGGGGTGCCGTTCTCCGACCCGATGGCCGACGGCCCGGTCCTGCAGCGCGCCGCCACGCGTGCGATCGCCGCCGGCACGAGCCTCGCGCGCGTGCTCGAGATGGTCGCCGAGCGCCGTGCCGAGCTGCCGGTGCCGATCGTGCTCTTCGGCTACTACAACCCGTTCTTTCGCTACGGGCTCGACGCGGTGGCGCGCGACGCGCGCTCGGCCGGGGTCGACGGCTTCCTGTGCGTCGATCTGCCGCCCGAGGAGGCGGCCGATCTCTCGGCGGCGCTCGCGCGCAACCAGCTCGACCTGATCCGTCTGCTGGCGCCGACCACGCCGATCACCCGCGCAAGGAAGATCGCGAACGCGGCGAGCGGCTTTCTCTACTTCGTCTCCGTGCTGGGCGTGACGGGGGCTCGACGTGAGCTGCCGCGCGAGCTCGAGGAGCTCGTGCGGCGCGTCGCCGCCGTGACGGCGCTTCCCATCGGCGTCGGCTTCGGCGTCCAGACCCCCGAGCAGGCACGCTGGATCGCCGGCTTCGCCGACGCGGTCGTGGTGGGCAGCGCGATCCAGCGCCTGGTCGAGGAGCACGGCGCCGCCGGCGCGCCGGCCCGCGTCGAGGCCTTCGTGCGGAGCCTCAAGGACGGCATGCGCGCGGCCGAGCGGTGA
- a CDS encoding folylpolyglutamate synthase/dihydrofolate synthase family protein produces the protein MTAYTDTIAYLHGLEVTKGWDLELERIRAALARRGHPEARVPALHVAGTNGKGSTAAMLEAVLRAAGYRTGLYTSPHLVDFAERIRAGGLAMPHDAIVELVAELRGDLDRAGIALTHFEFATLLALEWFARIGVEVGVIEVGLGGRLDATNVVHPIVTAVTSIARDHEEFLGSDLRSIAREKAGIAKPGVPLVVGRIVTEAEDVVVAHARAVGAPVVSAVRDATLEAGAGGLAFRGPRGHAWDRLRIGLPGAVQEENARVALTVLSCAAERFPCTVDAVRGGLGAARWPGRLATLRERPRVVVDGAHNPAGVEMLLRELPALVADRRVTLVFAVMADKAWQAMLDPLARASARVVLTRVGRRGLDPQVMAAHVGDQIPTDVLEEARAAVERALAVTADDGAVVVAGSLFLAGEAYLALGQRELIPPWQGWERIGTQARP, from the coding sequence GTGACGGCGTACACCGACACCATCGCCTACCTCCACGGCCTCGAGGTCACGAAGGGCTGGGACCTCGAGCTCGAGCGCATCCGCGCGGCGCTCGCGCGCCGCGGGCATCCCGAAGCACGCGTGCCGGCGCTCCACGTGGCGGGCACGAACGGGAAGGGGTCCACGGCCGCGATGCTCGAGGCCGTGCTGCGCGCCGCCGGCTACCGGACGGGCCTCTACACGTCGCCGCACCTCGTCGACTTCGCCGAGCGCATCCGCGCAGGAGGGCTCGCGATGCCGCACGACGCGATCGTCGAGCTCGTCGCGGAGCTGCGGGGCGATCTCGATCGGGCGGGCATCGCCCTCACGCACTTCGAGTTCGCGACCCTGCTCGCGCTCGAGTGGTTCGCCCGCATCGGCGTCGAGGTGGGCGTGATCGAGGTCGGCCTCGGCGGCCGGCTCGACGCGACCAACGTGGTGCACCCGATCGTGACCGCCGTGACGTCGATCGCCCGCGACCACGAGGAGTTCCTCGGCAGCGATCTCCGCTCGATCGCGCGCGAGAAGGCGGGCATCGCCAAGCCCGGCGTCCCACTCGTGGTCGGGCGGATCGTGACCGAGGCCGAGGACGTCGTCGTCGCCCACGCGCGCGCGGTGGGCGCTCCGGTCGTCTCCGCGGTGCGCGATGCGACCCTCGAAGCGGGTGCGGGCGGGCTCGCCTTCCGGGGGCCCCGGGGCCACGCATGGGACCGCCTCCGGATCGGCCTGCCGGGCGCCGTGCAGGAGGAGAACGCACGCGTCGCGCTGACGGTCCTTTCGTGTGCGGCGGAGCGGTTCCCGTGCACGGTCGACGCCGTCCGCGGCGGGCTCGGGGCGGCGCGGTGGCCCGGCCGGCTCGCGACCCTGCGGGAGCGCCCGCGCGTGGTGGTGGACGGCGCCCACAATCCGGCCGGCGTCGAGATGCTCCTGCGCGAGCTTCCGGCCCTGGTCGCCGACCGTCGCGTGACCCTCGTCTTCGCGGTCATGGCCGACAAGGCGTGGCAGGCGATGCTCGATCCGCTCGCGCGGGCATCGGCGCGCGTCGTGCTGACGCGCGTCGGGCGGCGCGGTCTCGATCCACAGGTCATGGCGGCCCACGTCGGCGATCAGATCCCGACGGACGTCCTCGAGGAGGCGCGCGCCGCCGTCGAGCGTGCGCTCGCGGTCACGGCCGACGACGGCGCCGTCGTGGTCGCCGGATCGCTGTTTCTGGCGGGCGAGGCCTACCTCGCGCTCGGCCAACGCGAGCTGATCCCGCCTTGGCAAGGTTGGGAGCGAATTGGTACACAGGCGCGCCCATGA